One window of Nocardioides dongkuii genomic DNA carries:
- a CDS encoding endo alpha-1,4 polygalactosaminidase: protein MRRFVTTLLALVTTAVITTVAAPAYAVEQLPVGTDVDYQLGGVRSVPDRVGIVVRDRTEAPTGRYDVCYVNGFQTQPGARGFWRDRMHLVLQRDGRPVVDEDWGEWLLDLRTSAKRRQLARIVGRWTAGCARDGFDAVEYDNLDSFTRSHRLLKRRHAVAYARLLVRAAHRSGLAAGQKNLAGLRGSRIGFDFAVAEECGRYDECGRYVAAYGRRVVVVEYRRRDFRATCAEHGDRLPVVLRDRDLTPRGLRAWC from the coding sequence GTGCGCAGATTCGTGACGACCCTGCTGGCGCTCGTGACGACGGCCGTGATCACGACCGTGGCCGCCCCGGCGTACGCCGTGGAGCAGCTGCCGGTCGGCACCGACGTGGACTACCAGCTCGGCGGGGTGCGGTCGGTGCCGGACCGGGTCGGGATCGTCGTGCGGGACCGCACCGAGGCGCCGACCGGGCGGTACGACGTCTGCTACGTCAACGGGTTCCAGACCCAGCCCGGTGCCCGCGGGTTCTGGCGGGACCGGATGCACCTGGTGCTGCAGCGCGACGGCCGGCCCGTCGTCGACGAGGACTGGGGCGAGTGGCTGCTCGACCTGCGCACGTCGGCGAAGCGCCGCCAGCTGGCGCGCATCGTCGGGCGCTGGACGGCCGGGTGCGCGCGGGACGGCTTCGACGCGGTGGAGTACGACAACCTCGACTCCTTCACCCGCAGCCACCGGCTGCTGAAGCGGCGCCACGCCGTCGCGTACGCCCGGCTGCTGGTGCGGGCGGCGCACCGGTCCGGGCTCGCCGCGGGCCAGAAGAACCTCGCCGGCCTCCGCGGCTCGCGGATCGGCTTCGACTTCGCGGTGGCCGAGGAGTGCGGCCGGTACGACGAGTGCGGGCGCTACGTCGCGGCGTACGGCCGGCGGGTGGTGGTGGTGGAGTACCGGCGCCGTGACTTCCGCGCCACCTGCGCTGAGCACGGCGACCGGCTCCCCGTCGTGCTGCGCGACCGCGACCTGACCCCGCGCGGCCTCCGGGCCTGGTGCTGA
- a CDS encoding CGNR zinc finger domain-containing protein, with translation MVFTHDTEVALQAAATLANSGLEPDTLQTVADLDELFTSFGYTGRHDRTRAELEAVRELRPRLYDLLTADRDDAVELVNRMLAEARALPRLVRHNDWDWHLHAVADDAPLATRFLVETAMAMVDVIRADEMSRLGVCADDDCRGVVLDLSRNRSRRFCSTACGNRNAVAAYRARQSTPG, from the coding sequence GTGGTATTCACCCATGACACGGAGGTGGCCCTCCAGGCCGCGGCGACGCTGGCCAACTCCGGCCTGGAGCCGGACACCCTCCAGACGGTCGCGGACCTCGACGAGCTCTTCACGAGCTTCGGGTACACCGGACGGCACGACCGCACCCGCGCCGAGCTGGAGGCGGTGCGCGAGCTGCGCCCGCGGCTCTACGACCTGCTCACCGCCGACCGCGACGACGCTGTCGAGCTCGTGAACAGGATGCTCGCCGAGGCTCGCGCACTCCCCCGGCTGGTCCGCCACAACGACTGGGACTGGCACCTGCACGCGGTCGCCGACGACGCCCCCCTCGCCACCCGCTTCCTGGTCGAGACCGCGATGGCGATGGTCGACGTGATCCGCGCCGACGAGATGTCCCGCCTCGGCGTCTGCGCCGACGACGACTGCCGCGGCGTCGTCCTCGACCTCTCCCGCAACCGGTCCCGCCGCTTCTGCTCCACCGCCTGCGGCAACCGCAACGCCGTCGCCGCCTACCGCGCCCGCCAGTCCACCCCCGGCTGA
- a CDS encoding SRPBCC family protein translates to MTTEESSEERIETSRLMAAPAADVFAVLCDPQGHIAIDSSGMLQGATGEPVAAAGDTFTVHMDRESLNDFPEMGRYDVTVTIRDLEPDRLISWTVLGRVRPQIGHVYGYRLEPDPDGSDGTLVTSFYDWSDIHPDWRAMGIFPVLSENALRATLGILDRTVRRGYVRG, encoded by the coding sequence ATGACCACCGAGGAGAGCAGCGAGGAGCGCATCGAGACCAGCCGCCTGATGGCCGCACCGGCGGCGGACGTGTTCGCCGTCCTCTGCGACCCGCAGGGCCACATCGCGATCGACTCCTCCGGCATGCTCCAGGGCGCCACCGGCGAGCCGGTCGCCGCGGCCGGCGACACCTTCACCGTGCACATGGACCGCGAGTCCCTCAACGACTTCCCCGAGATGGGCCGCTACGACGTCACCGTCACGATCCGCGACCTCGAGCCGGACCGGCTGATCTCCTGGACCGTGCTCGGCCGGGTGCGCCCGCAGATCGGACACGTCTACGGCTACCGCCTCGAGCCGGACCCCGACGGCAGCGACGGCACGCTGGTCACCTCGTTCTACGACTGGTCCGACATCCACCCCGACTGGCGCGCGATGGGGATCTTCCCGGTGCTCAGCGAGAACGCGCTGCGCGCCACCCTGGGCATCCTGGACCGCACCGTGCGGCGCGGGTACGTCCGCGGCTGA
- a CDS encoding alpha/beta fold hydrolase produces MASASRSSGLHTTELGESGPLVAFCHGLFGQGKNWTTAAKALAVDHRVLLVDMPHHGRSAWRERFDYVEMADEVAGLFSADDPVALVGHSMGGKAAMVLALRHPELVERLCVVDVAPVAYPERSEFGGYIEAMLALDLDGLERRSDADEALTEAVPHPTVRSFLLQNLRRDGDGWAWMPNLEVLGRDLDLLGGWPEEALADAPPYRGRTLWIAGETSPYVEDEYAAAMDRWFPNTRRVTVKGAGHWVHSEQPEVFLEVLRRFLAG; encoded by the coding sequence ATGGCTTCCGCGTCCCGCTCGTCCGGCCTCCACACCACGGAGCTGGGGGAGTCCGGACCCCTGGTCGCGTTCTGCCACGGCCTCTTCGGGCAGGGCAAGAACTGGACCACCGCCGCCAAGGCGCTCGCCGTCGACCACCGGGTGCTGCTCGTCGACATGCCGCACCACGGGCGGTCGGCGTGGCGGGAGCGCTTCGACTACGTCGAGATGGCCGACGAGGTCGCGGGGCTGTTCTCCGCCGACGACCCGGTGGCGCTGGTGGGGCACTCGATGGGCGGCAAGGCGGCGATGGTGCTCGCCCTGCGCCACCCCGAGCTCGTGGAGCGGCTGTGCGTCGTGGACGTCGCGCCGGTCGCCTACCCGGAGCGCAGCGAGTTCGGCGGCTACATCGAGGCGATGCTGGCCCTCGACCTCGACGGACTCGAGCGGCGCAGCGACGCCGACGAGGCGTTGACCGAGGCTGTGCCGCACCCCACCGTGCGCAGCTTCCTGCTGCAGAACCTCCGCCGCGACGGCGACGGGTGGGCCTGGATGCCCAACCTCGAGGTCCTCGGCCGCGACCTCGACCTGCTCGGCGGCTGGCCCGAGGAGGCGCTCGCCGACGCCCCGCCGTACCGGGGCCGCACGCTGTGGATCGCCGGCGAGACCTCGCCGTACGTCGAGGATGAGTACGCCGCCGCCATGGACCGCTGGTTCCCGAACACCCGCCGGGTCACGGTGAAGGGCGCCGGCCACTGGGTGCACTCCGAGCAGCCCGAGGTGTTCCTCGAGGTCCTGCGCCGCTTCCTCGCCGGCTGA
- a CDS encoding DUF6910 family protein: MRISVDRVLPLRFRDGSPVRAASAVAPYGGGWLVAQDDATHACWWRDGAGDPVRLLPAVAGHEVFDEAHGTKHLKPDLEAACPVPGRDGAEDGVLLLGSGSTPARMRSVLVPEPGGEPVVGDLAPLYPRVAEVLGVPPDQLNLEGAAVAGGTVRWFHRGRPAGGLPSASLEVPLDDLVAATRGSLDPASVRIARPREVHLGDGLAVTDAVAVDDRTTLVSAAAEDSPNAYDDGPVVASALAVLVDGGVDGEVAARAMLPALDGRVAKVEGLALRPNGRGAGHREAHLLATVDADDPQVPSSALDLRVTW; the protein is encoded by the coding sequence GTGCGGATCAGCGTCGACCGCGTGCTGCCGCTCCGGTTCCGGGACGGCTCGCCGGTGCGCGCCGCCTCCGCGGTCGCGCCGTACGGCGGGGGCTGGCTGGTCGCGCAGGACGACGCGACCCACGCCTGCTGGTGGCGCGACGGCGCCGGCGACCCCGTGCGGCTGCTGCCCGCGGTCGCGGGGCACGAGGTCTTCGACGAGGCGCACGGGACCAAGCACCTCAAGCCCGACCTGGAGGCGGCCTGCCCGGTCCCCGGGAGGGACGGCGCCGAGGACGGCGTGCTGCTCCTGGGGTCGGGGTCCACCCCGGCCCGGATGCGCTCGGTCCTCGTGCCGGAGCCCGGCGGGGAGCCCGTCGTCGGCGACCTGGCGCCGCTGTACCCCCGGGTCGCCGAGGTCCTCGGCGTGCCGCCCGACCAGCTCAACCTCGAGGGCGCGGCCGTGGCCGGCGGCACCGTGCGCTGGTTCCATCGCGGCCGCCCCGCGGGCGGGCTGCCGTCGGCGAGCCTCGAGGTACCCCTCGACGACCTGGTCGCCGCCACCCGCGGATCCCTCGACCCCGCCAGCGTGCGGATCGCGCGGCCGCGCGAGGTGCACCTGGGCGACGGCCTCGCGGTCACCGACGCGGTCGCCGTCGACGACCGGACGACGCTCGTCAGCGCCGCGGCTGAGGACAGCCCGAACGCCTACGACGACGGCCCGGTGGTCGCCTCCGCCCTCGCCGTCCTGGTGGACGGCGGGGTCGACGGTGAGGTCGCCGCGCGCGCGATGCTGCCCGCGCTCGACGGCCGGGTCGCCAAGGTCGAGGGCCTCGCGCTCAGGCCGAACGGGCGCGGGGCCGGCCACCGCGAGGCGCACCTGCTCGCCACGGTCGACGCCGACGACCCGCAGGTGCCGTCGTCGGCGCTCGACCTCCGCGTCACCTGGTGA
- a CDS encoding HNH endonuclease signature motif containing protein, protein MSAATVAGVHPVTGLVARTADNVAAMRDAWLVSMDAHAAGQALVELNRLQSEITELQARVAVRAQQAGTAETNGATSLANWLAVTTRQSRTSTHRFMRLAESLDRETFEPVRVALSEGRVNPDQALVITDAVDALPDDIEVDVRDRAVEVLLTEAAHHDPVALRRLGKRLLDVVAPEIGEAHEARVIEAEEERARAHTRLTMTDDGHGTTYGKFQLPTAQAQMLKKALHAIAAPKAQTARHGTLPVRRPGPERLGQAFCELIERIPAGVLPEAGGVNATAVVLMGLETFRGGHGVAHLDTGATISAGQARRLACEAGIIPAVLGGKSQVLDLGRTRRFHTKTQRIALAIRDGGCTAEGCDWPPGMCHAHHDPAWCQGGVTDIDHARLLCPKHHARAHDPAYASTCRPDGKITFHRRT, encoded by the coding sequence ATGTCAGCAGCCACCGTCGCAGGGGTCCACCCGGTCACCGGGCTGGTCGCGCGCACCGCGGACAACGTCGCCGCGATGCGCGACGCCTGGCTGGTTTCCATGGACGCCCACGCCGCGGGTCAGGCGCTGGTCGAGCTGAACCGGTTGCAGTCCGAGATCACCGAGCTCCAGGCGAGGGTCGCGGTCCGCGCCCAACAGGCCGGCACCGCCGAGACCAACGGCGCGACATCGCTGGCGAACTGGTTGGCCGTCACCACCCGGCAGTCCCGCACTTCGACCCACCGGTTCATGCGCCTCGCCGAATCCCTCGACAGGGAGACCTTTGAGCCGGTCCGGGTCGCGTTGTCCGAAGGACGGGTGAACCCCGACCAAGCACTCGTCATCACTGACGCCGTCGACGCACTCCCCGACGACATCGAGGTGGATGTCCGCGATCGCGCGGTTGAGGTGCTGCTGACAGAGGCAGCCCATCACGACCCGGTCGCGTTACGCCGCCTCGGCAAGCGGTTGCTGGACGTGGTCGCCCCCGAGATCGGGGAGGCCCACGAGGCGAGGGTGATCGAGGCAGAGGAAGAACGCGCCCGGGCACACACCCGGTTGACGATGACCGACGACGGCCACGGCACCACCTACGGGAAGTTCCAGCTCCCCACCGCCCAAGCCCAGATGCTCAAGAAGGCCCTGCACGCCATCGCCGCACCGAAAGCCCAAACCGCCCGCCACGGGACGCTGCCCGTGCGGCGCCCGGGTCCGGAGCGGCTCGGACAAGCGTTCTGCGAGCTGATCGAACGGATCCCGGCCGGGGTGCTGCCCGAGGCCGGTGGCGTCAACGCCACCGCGGTGGTGCTGATGGGCCTCGAGACGTTCCGCGGGGGCCACGGCGTCGCGCACCTCGACACCGGCGCGACCATCAGCGCCGGACAGGCCCGCCGGTTGGCCTGTGAGGCCGGGATCATCCCCGCCGTCCTCGGCGGCAAGTCCCAGGTCCTCGACCTCGGCCGCACCCGCCGCTTCCACACCAAGACCCAACGCATCGCCCTCGCGATCAGGGACGGCGGGTGCACCGCCGAGGGCTGCGACTGGCCACCCGGCATGTGCCACGCCCACCACGACCCGGCCTGGTGCCAAGGCGGAGTCACCGACATCGACCACGCCCGGTTGTTGTGTCCGAAGCACCATGCCCGGGCCCATGACCCGGCGTACGCCAGCACCTGCCGTCCCGACGGCAAGATCACCTTCCACCGACGGACGTAG
- a CDS encoding HIT family protein, producing the protein MSDQVDSAEQCVFCGIVAGTIPCAKVAEDATTFAFMDIDPGSDGHLLVIPKRHSADLVQIPAEDLTATTLAAQRIAIVALSELGADGVNLLHCSGVAAWQTVFHFHLHVIPRYRDKGKDRLELPFEPGRLADTEAIAERARKLAAAL; encoded by the coding sequence ATGAGTGACCAGGTCGACTCGGCGGAACAGTGCGTCTTCTGCGGGATCGTGGCCGGGACGATCCCCTGCGCGAAGGTGGCCGAGGATGCGACGACGTTCGCCTTCATGGACATCGATCCCGGCTCGGACGGCCACCTACTGGTGATCCCGAAGCGCCACAGCGCCGACCTTGTCCAGATCCCCGCCGAGGACCTGACTGCTACCACGCTGGCCGCCCAGCGGATCGCGATCGTCGCGCTTTCCGAGCTCGGCGCCGACGGGGTGAATCTGCTCCACTGCAGTGGCGTCGCAGCGTGGCAGACCGTCTTCCACTTCCACCTGCACGTGATCCCGCGCTATCGCGACAAGGGCAAGGACCGGCTGGAGCTGCCGTTCGAGCCCGGCAGACTGGCTGACACCGAGGCCATCGCCGAGCGCGCGAGGAAGCTCGCCGCCGCGCTCTAG
- a CDS encoding GNAT family N-acetyltransferase has translation MSPRPAPYAVRLARPSDLRHLAAIEDAGGALFEGLWGDLGGDPLTDPPPTGGHRADRPGFLLVAGDPVVGFVHVLEIEGAAHLEQLSVHPDAMRQGVGTALVRAALEEARWAGHEELSLCTYRDVPWNGPFYRRLGFTEVEDPEPWQRRLREHETALGLDRHGPRVVMRVALGRPAGT, from the coding sequence GTGAGCCCGCGACCCGCGCCGTACGCCGTCCGCCTGGCGCGCCCCTCCGACCTGCGCCACCTCGCCGCGATCGAGGACGCGGGCGGTGCGCTGTTCGAGGGGCTGTGGGGCGACCTGGGAGGGGACCCGCTGACCGACCCGCCGCCGACCGGAGGGCACCGGGCCGACCGGCCGGGGTTCCTGCTCGTCGCGGGCGACCCCGTGGTCGGCTTCGTGCACGTCCTGGAGATCGAGGGCGCGGCACACCTCGAGCAGCTCTCGGTGCACCCCGACGCGATGCGCCAGGGGGTCGGGACGGCGCTGGTCCGCGCGGCGCTGGAGGAGGCCCGGTGGGCCGGGCACGAGGAGCTGTCGCTGTGCACCTACCGCGACGTGCCGTGGAACGGGCCGTTCTACCGCCGCCTCGGGTTCACCGAGGTCGAGGACCCCGAGCCGTGGCAGCGACGCCTGCGCGAGCACGAGACGGCGCTGGGGCTGGACCGCCACGGGCCGCGGGTGGTCATGCGCGTCGCGCTCGGGCGACCAGCCGGGACCTAG
- a CDS encoding EamA family transporter — protein MTTMTHDTPASPSVAPGSRLAAGLVLAVVSAVSFGMSGALASGLLDTGWTAGSVVLVRVGLAAVVVLPLGLVALRGRWSLVRRNAGLITMYGVLAVAGAQFCYFSAVSHMQVGPALLIEYTAPAAVVVWLWLRHGQRPGPVTLVGAGLAVLGLVLVLDLISGADLNTAGVLWALAAMVGAATYFVISADESNGLPPLTLAAGGLVVGTVALGLLGLVGLMPMTATTDPTSYAGREVAWWVPLVVLGLVTAAVAYVTGIAAGRRLGSRLASFVALLEVVAGVGFAWLLLDELPRPIQLLGGLLILAGVVAVKLGERTVRAEEPTPA, from the coding sequence ATGACGACGATGACTCATGACACTCCTGCGTCGCCGTCCGTCGCGCCCGGATCCCGTCTGGCCGCCGGCCTCGTGCTCGCCGTGGTCTCCGCGGTGTCCTTCGGCATGTCGGGGGCGCTGGCCAGCGGCCTGCTCGACACGGGGTGGACGGCGGGGTCGGTCGTGCTCGTCCGGGTCGGCCTCGCCGCGGTCGTCGTCCTGCCGCTCGGGCTGGTCGCGCTGCGCGGCCGCTGGTCGCTCGTCCGGCGCAACGCCGGCCTGATCACGATGTACGGCGTCCTGGCCGTCGCGGGCGCCCAGTTCTGCTACTTCTCCGCCGTGTCCCACATGCAGGTCGGGCCCGCGCTGCTCATCGAGTACACCGCGCCGGCGGCAGTCGTGGTCTGGCTCTGGCTGCGCCACGGCCAGCGGCCCGGTCCGGTCACCCTCGTCGGCGCCGGGCTTGCCGTGCTCGGGCTGGTCCTCGTGCTCGACCTGATCTCGGGCGCCGACCTCAACACCGCCGGCGTCCTGTGGGCGCTCGCGGCGATGGTCGGCGCGGCGACGTACTTCGTCATCTCCGCCGACGAGTCCAACGGGCTCCCGCCGCTGACCCTCGCCGCGGGCGGCCTGGTCGTCGGGACGGTCGCGCTCGGGCTGCTCGGTCTCGTGGGCCTGATGCCGATGACGGCGACGACCGACCCCACGTCGTACGCCGGCCGCGAGGTCGCGTGGTGGGTCCCGCTGGTCGTGCTGGGCCTGGTGACGGCCGCCGTCGCCTACGTCACCGGCATCGCCGCCGGACGCCGCCTCGGCTCTCGGCTCGCGTCGTTCGTGGCGCTGCTCGAGGTGGTCGCGGGCGTCGGGTTCGCCTGGCTGCTGCTCGACGAGCTGCCGCGGCCGATCCAGCTGCTCGGCGGCCTGCTCATCCTCGCCGGCGTGGTCGCGGTGAAGCTCGGCGAGCGCACGGTCCGCGCCGAGGAGCCGACCCCCGCCTGA
- a CDS encoding alanine/glycine:cation symporter family protein, producing the protein MAAGADPGWISSVEEAINDAFDPFATAVTSVVFWELPLGEYSFPLIVLWLVVAAAVFTVYFRGVQFTSLGTAVALVRGTYSRQSDPGEVTHFQALASAVSGTVGLGNIAGVAVAVTIGGPGATFWMVLAGLLGMCTKFVECTLGVRYREVHEDGTVTGGPFRYLPVAFERLGPVVSKVAVTVFAVALILFGALGGNAFQSNQTYAQAVEITGGDDGFLASSGAALIFGLVLAALVGVVILGGVRSIARVTSKLVPFMAVLYIGACLLVILGNVSEVPTALGTIVSSAFDPEGVTGGAVGVLIVGFQRAAFSNEAGVGSAPIVHSAVKTKHPVSEGFVAMLEPFIDTVVICTMTALTIVIADTPLYADLLDASAAGETVTNDTGVVLTSRSFDSFLPGFDNVLALAVGLFAFSTLITWSYYTLKAWTTLVGRSPAKENAFKLLFCVFTALGAVVDLGSVLSFADAMLFICAVVNLSACYLLLPKVKEEFRSFRAGLRSGEIAEVPRDERASG; encoded by the coding sequence GTGGCGGCGGGGGCCGACCCCGGCTGGATCAGCAGCGTCGAGGAGGCGATCAACGACGCCTTCGACCCGTTCGCCACCGCGGTCACCTCGGTGGTCTTCTGGGAGCTGCCGCTCGGGGAGTACTCCTTCCCGCTGATCGTGCTGTGGCTGGTGGTGGCCGCGGCGGTGTTCACCGTCTACTTCCGCGGGGTGCAGTTCACCTCGCTCGGCACCGCCGTGGCCCTGGTGCGGGGCACGTACTCGCGGCAGAGCGACCCGGGCGAGGTGACGCACTTCCAGGCGCTCGCCTCGGCGGTCTCCGGCACCGTGGGGCTCGGGAACATCGCCGGCGTCGCGGTGGCCGTGACCATCGGGGGACCGGGCGCGACGTTCTGGATGGTCCTGGCCGGGCTGCTCGGCATGTGCACGAAGTTCGTCGAGTGCACCCTCGGCGTCCGCTACCGCGAGGTCCACGAGGACGGCACGGTGACCGGCGGCCCGTTCCGCTACCTCCCGGTCGCCTTCGAGCGGCTCGGGCCCGTGGTGAGCAAGGTCGCCGTCACGGTGTTCGCGGTCGCGCTCATCCTCTTCGGCGCCCTCGGCGGCAACGCCTTCCAGTCCAACCAGACCTACGCCCAGGCGGTCGAGATCACCGGCGGCGACGACGGGTTCCTCGCCTCCTCCGGTGCCGCCCTGATCTTCGGGCTCGTCCTCGCCGCGCTGGTCGGGGTGGTGATCCTCGGCGGCGTGCGGTCGATCGCCCGGGTGACCTCCAAGCTCGTGCCGTTCATGGCGGTCCTCTACATCGGGGCGTGCCTGCTGGTCATCCTCGGCAACGTGAGCGAGGTGCCGACCGCCCTCGGCACCATCGTCTCCAGCGCGTTCGACCCCGAGGGGGTGACCGGCGGCGCCGTCGGGGTGCTCATCGTGGGCTTCCAGCGGGCGGCGTTCTCCAACGAGGCGGGGGTCGGCTCCGCACCGATCGTGCACTCGGCGGTGAAGACCAAGCACCCCGTCTCCGAGGGCTTCGTGGCGATGCTCGAGCCGTTCATCGACACCGTGGTGATCTGCACGATGACCGCGCTGACGATCGTCATCGCCGACACCCCGCTGTACGCCGACCTGCTGGACGCGTCCGCGGCCGGGGAGACGGTCACCAACGACACCGGCGTCGTGCTCACCTCGCGCTCCTTCGACTCCTTCCTGCCCGGCTTCGACAACGTGCTGGCCCTCGCCGTGGGGCTGTTCGCGTTCTCCACCCTGATCACCTGGAGCTACTACACGCTCAAGGCCTGGACCACGCTGGTCGGACGCAGCCCCGCCAAGGAGAACGCCTTCAAGCTGCTCTTCTGCGTCTTCACCGCGCTCGGCGCGGTCGTCGACCTGGGCTCGGTGCTCTCCTTCGCCGACGCGATGCTCTTCATCTGCGCGGTGGTCAACCTGTCGGCCTGCTACCTGCTGCTGCCGAAGGTCAAGGAGGAGTTCCGCAGCTTCCGGGCCGGCCTGCGGTCCGGTGAGATCGCCGAGGTGCCGCGCGACGAGCGCGCGTCGGGCTGA
- a CDS encoding 3-hydroxyacyl-CoA dehydrogenase family protein — translation MTTSPESSARTFSTIGVVGLGTMGAGIAEVFARHGYTVVGAEKDDEALERGRQHLEHSTDRAVKRGKLTEEEQAGLLGRITLTTALADLADADLVIEAVVESMDVKKAIFRELDGIVAPDAVLATNTSSLSVTELSTATARPGRVVGVHFFNPAPVQDLVEIVRTVVTEEAVLADVKALVEALGKNPVVCGDKAGFIANTLLFGYLNHAVAMYEGKYASREDIDAAMRYGCGYPMGPLALLDLIGLDTAYEILETMYRQGRDRLHAPSPVLKQMVTAGLLGRKTGRGFYTYEAPDSPVVVPDDKTPSADEKPELRRDIRSVGVVGTGTMATGIIEVFAKSGFDVTYVGRSQDKVDGVVAAITKSFDKQIQRGRATEETKTEVLGRLTGSISLDDLADVDIVVEAIAEDLAVKTTLFANLDDICKPGAILATTTSSLPIIACAQATSRPQDVVGMHFFNPAPIMKLVEVVSTVSTSEDVTETTRALCERVGKVAVSCADRAGFIVNALLFPYLNDAVKMLEAHYATADDIDTAMKQGCALPMGPFELLDVVGNDVSLAIQRELYLEFREPGFAPAPLLEHLVTAGYLGRKTKRGFRDYSAR, via the coding sequence ATGACGACCTCCCCTGAGTCCTCCGCGCGCACCTTCTCGACCATCGGAGTGGTCGGTCTCGGCACCATGGGCGCCGGCATCGCGGAGGTCTTCGCCCGGCACGGGTACACCGTGGTCGGCGCCGAGAAGGACGACGAGGCGCTCGAGCGCGGGCGCCAGCACCTCGAGCACTCGACGGACCGCGCGGTCAAGCGCGGCAAGCTCACCGAGGAGGAGCAGGCGGGCCTGCTCGGCCGGATCACCCTCACCACCGCGCTCGCCGACCTCGCCGACGCGGACCTGGTCATCGAGGCCGTCGTGGAGTCGATGGACGTCAAGAAGGCGATCTTCCGCGAGCTCGACGGGATCGTCGCGCCGGACGCCGTGCTGGCCACGAACACCTCCTCGCTGTCGGTGACCGAGCTCTCCACCGCCACCGCGCGGCCCGGCCGGGTCGTGGGCGTGCACTTCTTCAACCCCGCGCCGGTGCAGGACCTGGTGGAGATCGTCCGCACCGTCGTCACCGAGGAGGCCGTGCTCGCCGACGTGAAGGCGCTGGTCGAGGCGCTCGGCAAGAACCCCGTCGTGTGCGGCGACAAGGCCGGGTTCATCGCCAACACCCTGCTCTTCGGCTACCTCAACCACGCGGTCGCGATGTACGAGGGCAAGTACGCCTCCCGCGAGGACATCGACGCCGCGATGCGCTACGGCTGCGGCTACCCGATGGGCCCGCTGGCGCTGCTCGACCTGATCGGCCTGGACACGGCGTACGAGATCCTCGAGACGATGTACCGCCAGGGCCGCGACCGCCTGCACGCGCCGTCGCCGGTCCTCAAGCAGATGGTCACCGCGGGCCTGCTGGGCCGCAAGACCGGACGCGGCTTCTACACCTACGAGGCGCCCGACAGCCCGGTCGTCGTCCCCGACGACAAGACCCCCTCCGCCGACGAGAAGCCTGAGCTCCGGCGCGACATCCGGAGCGTCGGCGTCGTCGGCACCGGCACGATGGCCACCGGCATCATCGAGGTGTTCGCGAAGAGCGGCTTCGACGTGACGTACGTCGGCCGCAGCCAGGACAAGGTCGACGGCGTCGTCGCCGCGATCACCAAGAGCTTCGACAAGCAGATCCAGCGCGGCCGGGCCACCGAGGAGACCAAGACCGAGGTGCTCGGCCGGCTCACCGGGTCGATCTCGCTCGACGACCTCGCCGACGTCGACATCGTGGTCGAGGCGATCGCGGAGGACCTCGCGGTCAAGACCACGCTGTTCGCCAACCTCGACGACATCTGCAAGCCCGGCGCGATCCTCGCCACCACGACCTCGTCGCTGCCGATCATCGCCTGCGCGCAGGCCACGAGCCGTCCCCAGGACGTCGTCGGCATGCACTTCTTCAACCCCGCGCCGATCATGAAGCTGGTCGAGGTCGTCTCGACGGTCTCGACCTCCGAGGACGTCACCGAGACCACCCGCGCCCTGTGCGAGCGGGTCGGCAAGGTGGCCGTCTCCTGCGCCGACCGCGCCGGGTTCATCGTGAACGCGCTGCTCTTCCCCTACCTCAACGACGCGGTCAAGATGCTCGAGGCGCACTACGCCACGGCCGACGACATCGATACCGCGATGAAGCAGGGCTGCGCGCTGCCGATGGGCCCCTTCGAGCTGCTCGACGTGGTCGGCAACGACGTGTCGCTGGCGATCCAGCGCGAGCTCTACCTGGAGTTCCGCGAGCCGGGCTTCGCGCCGGCGCCGCTGCTGGAGCACCTGGTCACCGCGGGCTACCTCGGCCGCAAGACCAAGCGCGGGTTCCGCGACTACAGCGCGCGCTGA
- a CDS encoding SigE family RNA polymerase sigma factor has product MTDFEAWAETRLAGLLRFAYLVTGSQQAAEEAVQSALTRACERWSRVSRTEDPDAYVRRMVVNEHVSGWRRAGRREVPVAEVRDQVRDTAVDPTALVDESDAVWRVCSTLPRQQRAAVVLRFYEDLEYAEVASLLGCSESTVRSHVHRALTALRAALTTQEDR; this is encoded by the coding sequence GTGACCGACTTCGAGGCGTGGGCGGAGACCCGGCTCGCCGGGCTGCTGCGCTTCGCCTACCTGGTCACCGGCTCCCAGCAGGCCGCCGAGGAGGCGGTCCAGTCGGCGCTCACCCGCGCGTGCGAGCGGTGGTCGCGGGTCAGCCGCACCGAGGACCCCGACGCCTACGTGCGCCGGATGGTGGTCAACGAGCACGTCTCCGGCTGGCGGCGGGCAGGCCGGCGGGAGGTCCCGGTCGCCGAGGTGCGCGACCAGGTGCGTGACACCGCCGTCGACCCGACGGCGCTCGTCGACGAGTCCGACGCGGTCTGGCGGGTCTGCTCGACCCTCCCGCGCCAGCAGCGCGCGGCGGTGGTGCTGCGGTTCTACGAGGACCTCGAGTACGCCGAGGTCGCGTCGCTGCTGGGCTGCTCGGAGTCCACGGTCCGCTCTCACGTCCACCGGGCCCTCACCGCGCTGCGGGCCGCCCTGACGACGCAGGAGGACCGATGA